The Roseococcus microcysteis genome contains a region encoding:
- a CDS encoding GNAT family N-acetyltransferase encodes MTIRPASPADAPAVFRLVRALAEYEELLGEFRATEADFARMLEQGACRALLAEVEGEAVGIALFYPTALTFLGGRGLWLEDLFVLPAHRGAGHGMALLRALARLTLEEGFVALEWNVLDWNAPAIALYDRIGATARTQWTDRRLTGAALSALAA; translated from the coding sequence GTGACCATCCGCCCGGCCAGCCCGGCCGATGCACCGGCCGTCTTTCGGCTGGTGCGGGCCCTGGCCGAGTATGAGGAACTGCTCGGCGAATTCCGCGCCACCGAGGCGGATTTCGCCCGGATGCTCGAACAGGGCGCCTGCCGCGCCCTGCTGGCCGAGGTGGAGGGCGAGGCCGTGGGCATCGCCCTCTTCTACCCCACCGCGCTGACCTTCCTGGGCGGGCGGGGGCTGTGGCTGGAGGACCTCTTCGTGCTGCCGGCGCATCGCGGCGCGGGGCATGGCATGGCGCTGCTGCGGGCGCTGGCGCGGCTGACGCTGGAAGAGGGCTTCGTCGCGCTGGAGTGGAACGTGCTGGACTGGAACGCGCCGGCCATCGCCCTCTATGACCGCATCGGGGCCACGGCGCGCACGCAATGGACGGACCGGCGGCTGACCGGCGCGGCACTTTCCGCGCTGGCCGCCTGA
- the lpdA gene encoding dihydrolipoyl dehydrogenase: protein MAETFDLVVVGGGPGGYVAAIRGAQLKMKVALVEREHLGGICLNWGCIPTKALLRASEINHLLHSLDAYGFAADNVRFDFAKVVKRSRGVANQLSGGVKHLLKKNKVTVFDGQGALAGPAKLKVTKDGKPVAELAAKHIILATGARARVLPGMEPDGKLIWSYREAMVPASLPKKIIVMGSGAIGSEFASFYLNMGAEVTLIEVMDRILPVEDSEISAFVQKAFEKQGMKIITNARVQGVRKGADSITAIVEANGKVQDITADKLISAVGIVGNVENLGLEGTKVEVDRTHVKTDPMGRTGEPGVYAIGDLTGAPWLAHKASHEGIICVEAIAGMHPHPMDVLNIPGCTYCRPQVASVGLTEARAKEAGHEVRVGRFPFIGNGKAIAMGEPEGFVKTVFDAKTGELLGAHMVGPEVTEMIQGYGIARTLESTEAELMHTVFPHPTVSEAMHESVLDAYGRVIHI from the coding sequence ATGGCCGAGACATTCGACCTGGTGGTGGTGGGCGGCGGGCCTGGCGGCTATGTCGCGGCCATCCGCGGCGCGCAGCTCAAGATGAAGGTCGCGCTGGTGGAGCGCGAGCATCTGGGCGGCATCTGCCTCAACTGGGGCTGCATCCCGACCAAGGCGCTGCTGCGCGCCTCCGAGATCAACCACCTGCTGCACAGCCTCGACGCCTATGGCTTCGCGGCGGACAATGTGCGCTTCGACTTCGCGAAGGTGGTGAAGCGGTCGCGCGGGGTGGCGAACCAGCTTTCGGGCGGGGTGAAGCACCTGCTGAAGAAGAACAAGGTGACGGTGTTCGACGGGCAGGGCGCGCTGGCCGGGCCTGCCAAGCTGAAGGTGACGAAGGACGGCAAGCCTGTGGCGGAGCTGGCCGCCAAGCACATCATCCTGGCCACCGGCGCACGCGCCCGCGTGCTGCCGGGCATGGAGCCGGACGGCAAGCTGATCTGGTCCTACCGCGAGGCGATGGTGCCGGCTTCCCTGCCGAAGAAGATCATCGTCATGGGCTCGGGCGCCATCGGCAGCGAGTTCGCGTCCTTCTACCTCAACATGGGCGCCGAGGTGACGCTGATCGAGGTGATGGACCGCATCCTGCCCGTGGAGGATTCGGAGATCAGCGCCTTCGTGCAGAAGGCCTTCGAGAAGCAGGGCATGAAGATCATCACCAATGCCCGGGTGCAGGGGGTGCGGAAGGGCGCGGACAGCATCACCGCCATCGTGGAAGCGAATGGCAAGGTGCAGGACATCACGGCCGACAAGCTGATCTCGGCGGTCGGCATCGTGGGCAATGTGGAAAATCTCGGCCTGGAGGGCACCAAGGTCGAGGTGGACCGCACCCATGTGAAAACCGACCCCATGGGCCGCACCGGCGAGCCTGGCGTCTATGCCATCGGCGACCTGACGGGCGCGCCCTGGCTGGCACACAAGGCGAGCCATGAGGGCATCATCTGCGTCGAAGCCATCGCCGGGATGCACCCGCACCCGATGGATGTGCTGAACATTCCCGGCTGCACCTATTGCCGCCCGCAGGTGGCGAGTGTGGGGCTGACCGAGGCCCGCGCCAAGGAGGCCGGGCATGAGGTGCGCGTGGGCCGCTTCCCCTTCATCGGCAATGGCAAGGCCATCGCGATGGGTGAGCCCGAGGGCTTCGTGAAGACCGTCTTCGACGCCAAGACCGGCGAACTCCTGGGCGCCCATATGGTCGGGCCCGAGGTGACGGAGATGATCCAGGGCTATGGCATCGCCCGCACCCTGGAATCGACCGAGGCGGAACTCATGCACACCGTCTTCCCCCACCCGACGGTGAGCGAGGCGATGCATGAGAGCGTGCTGGATGCCTATGGCCGGGTGATACATATTTAG